The following proteins are co-located in the Piscirickettsia litoralis genome:
- a CDS encoding MFS transporter: protein MPLGRVIFYFPALIAVAVAIFAFFVLRDTPQSVGLPPIEVYKNDFPETDECSDRERELTTREILFKYVFNNKFLWYIAFANVFVYLVRYGVIDWAPAYLTEVKGFDHKESNWAYFLYEYAGIPGTIACGWLSDKVFRGQRAPAAILYMLGVVAAVLVYWLSPAGHPWVDSLALIAIGFLIYGPVMLIGVQALDLVPKKAAGTAAGLTGLFGYLGGAVLANALMGYVVQYLGWHGGFVMLVTACALSILFLSLTWTSKITEKMSSVA, encoded by the coding sequence TTGCCGCTTGGCAGAGTCATTTTTTATTTTCCAGCCTTAATTGCTGTTGCGGTGGCGATTTTTGCATTTTTTGTCTTGCGTGACACACCACAATCGGTTGGTTTGCCACCGATTGAAGTGTATAAAAACGACTTTCCGGAAACTGATGAATGTAGTGATCGTGAACGTGAGCTGACAACCCGGGAGATTCTCTTTAAATATGTCTTTAATAACAAATTCTTATGGTATATCGCTTTCGCTAATGTTTTTGTTTACCTGGTTCGTTATGGCGTGATTGACTGGGCGCCGGCTTACTTAACAGAAGTGAAAGGCTTTGATCATAAAGAATCGAACTGGGCTTATTTTCTTTATGAGTATGCGGGCATACCTGGAACAATCGCTTGTGGCTGGCTAAGTGATAAGGTGTTTCGAGGTCAGCGCGCTCCGGCCGCTATCCTTTATATGCTCGGTGTGGTTGCGGCGGTGTTAGTTTATTGGCTCTCACCAGCCGGTCATCCGTGGGTGGACAGCCTGGCTCTTATCGCCATTGGTTTCTTGATTTATGGGCCCGTCATGTTGATTGGCGTACAAGCCTTAGACCTTGTACCGAAAAAAGCCGCAGGCACTGCAGCGGGCTTAACGGGCTTGTTTGGCTATTTAGGGGGCGCTGTCCTTGCAAATGCCTTAATGGGTTATGTTGTACAGTATTTAGGTTGGCATGGTGGTTTTGTTATGTTGGTTACCGCTTGTGCGTTATCGATTCTTTTCTTATCGTTAACCTGGACTTCTAAAATAACTGAAAAAATGTCGAGCGTTGCTTAG
- a CDS encoding MFS transporter produces MLNIFKPARHRASLPENQVDDAYKRYRLQVFLGIFIGYAGYYLVRKNFSLAIPYLQKQGFDKGDLGLVLAAVSIAYGLSKFVMGTVSDRSNPRIFLTVGLLLSAVINIFFGATSIAMSSIPLMFCLMFLNGWFQGMGWPACGRTMVHWFSVHERGTKMSVWNVAHNVGGGLIGPLAIAGMSIFAAWQSHFLFSSLNCCCGGDFCIFCLA; encoded by the coding sequence ATGTTAAATATCTTTAAGCCCGCACGTCATCGTGCTTCCTTACCAGAAAATCAGGTCGATGATGCGTATAAGCGTTATCGCTTGCAAGTTTTCTTGGGAATCTTTATCGGTTATGCCGGTTATTATCTTGTTCGCAAGAATTTTTCTTTAGCCATTCCTTATCTACAAAAGCAAGGCTTTGATAAAGGGGACTTAGGGCTGGTTTTAGCGGCTGTTTCTATCGCCTATGGTTTGAGTAAGTTTGTTATGGGGACTGTTTCAGATCGAAGTAATCCTCGTATTTTTTTAACGGTAGGCTTGCTGCTTTCTGCCGTGATCAATATTTTCTTTGGTGCGACTTCTATAGCGATGTCTAGCATTCCACTGATGTTTTGCTTGATGTTTCTTAACGGTTGGTTTCAAGGGATGGGCTGGCCTGCCTGTGGTCGAACGATGGTGCATTGGTTTTCGGTGCATGAGCGTGGCACTAAAATGTCGGTGTGGAATGTCGCCCATAATGTTGGGGGTGGTTTGATTGGTCCTCTGGCAATTGCAGGGATGTCAATTTTTGCCGCTTGGCAGAGTCATTTTTTATTTTCCAGCCTTAATTGCTGTTGCGGTGGCGATTTTTGCATTTTTTGTCTTGCGTGA
- a CDS encoding glycerophosphodiester phosphodiesterase, translating into MSTLLALTLTSFALNTHALEIYGHRGARGLSPENTIPAYNTALRLGVNYVDMDITMTKDGVLVVSHDLTLNPNITRNHKGLWIPAKKPPFINTLTLKQVQSYDVGAIKPGTNYSKLFSEQYPVAHTQIPTLKHVIEYVKAIAGDQVGFQIEIKTDPAQRNASATPKQFATALAKLLKEEKITNRTEVQAFDWPCLIALQKINPNIKTAYLTEDDSRAQMMSDNPKIAGLWTGGYLLKNYDNSIPKMIHALGGKLWDPEDRELTQQSLQQAHKLGLKVVVWSDPVATGKAFDAKMMEKMISWGVDGIITDRPDELRGLIAARGFNLPSNFSINSKSPHKATQA; encoded by the coding sequence ATAAGCACGCTTCTAGCACTAACCCTCACCTCCTTTGCACTGAATACACACGCACTAGAAATTTATGGCCATCGAGGCGCACGCGGCCTTTCACCAGAAAATACCATCCCAGCCTACAACACTGCATTGCGCTTAGGTGTAAATTATGTCGATATGGACATCACCATGACCAAAGACGGTGTGCTTGTCGTCAGTCATGACTTAACCCTCAACCCAAATATTACTCGTAACCACAAAGGTCTATGGATTCCTGCGAAAAAGCCGCCTTTTATCAATACGCTCACACTCAAACAGGTTCAGAGTTATGATGTTGGAGCCATCAAGCCTGGTACAAACTACAGCAAACTTTTCAGTGAGCAATACCCAGTCGCGCACACCCAAATTCCAACACTCAAGCATGTCATTGAATACGTCAAAGCCATCGCAGGCGACCAAGTCGGCTTTCAAATCGAAATTAAAACAGACCCAGCACAGCGTAATGCCTCAGCGACACCAAAACAGTTTGCCACCGCATTAGCCAAGCTTCTAAAAGAAGAAAAAATTACGAATAGAACCGAAGTCCAAGCCTTCGATTGGCCGTGTCTGATCGCATTACAAAAAATCAATCCAAACATTAAAACGGCCTACCTGACAGAGGACGACAGTCGTGCTCAAATGATGTCCGATAACCCAAAAATTGCTGGCTTATGGACAGGCGGCTATTTGCTTAAAAATTATGATAATTCAATCCCAAAAATGATTCACGCCCTAGGCGGCAAACTTTGGGACCCTGAAGACCGTGAATTGACTCAACAATCTCTCCAACAAGCCCACAAGTTAGGTCTAAAGGTGGTCGTTTGGAGTGACCCTGTTGCAACAGGCAAAGCGTTTGATGCCAAAATGATGGAAAAAATGATTTCCTGGGGGGTTGACGGTATCATCACCGATCGACCCGATGAGCTGCGTGGTTTAATTGCAGCACGTGGATTTAATTTGCCAAGCAATTTTTCTATTAATAGCAAATCGCCTCATAAAGCAACTCAGGCATAA